A stretch of the Plasmodium berghei ANKA genome assembly, chromosome: 10 genome encodes the following:
- a CDS encoding ankyrin-repeat protein, putative: MFNYESIFINEDIVSEMTIDDVKKLKPYWNVQIANFKDSINEPVFTLLQMAILLNKKKIVGYLLARKSLDINVLSKHNQTALMIACEKKVPLDWIEEILKKGGDLGINVKDDFNETALDKCTFNSKAYQLLLKYGAIESKNSSEENNNMEKTSKQCDSIWSNVCGCGARYYK; the protein is encoded by the exons atgtttaattatgaaagtatatttattaacgAAGACATTGTATCAG AAATGACCATAGAtgatgtaaaaaaattgaagcCGTATTGGAATGTCCAAATAGCTAATTTTAAGGACAG CATTAATGAGCCTGTTTTCACCTTGTTGCAAATGGCTATTTTacttaacaaaaaaaaaattgttggATATTTATTGGCTAGAAAAAGTTTAGATATTAATGTCCTTAGCAAGCATAACCAAACAGCTTTGATGATTGCGTGTGAAAAAAAg gtCCCTCTTGATTGGATTGaagaaattttaaaaaagggTGGAGACTTAGGaataaatgtaaaagaTGACTTTAATGAAACCGCTTTAGACAAATGCACTTTTAACTCAAAAG cCTACCAGTTGCTCCTAAAATATGGAGCCATTGAAAGT AAGAACTCATCAGAAGAGAACAATAATATG GAAAAAACTTCCAAACAGTGCGATAGCATATGGTCTAATGTTTGTGGATGCGGAGCaagatattataaataa
- a CDS encoding rhoptry-associated protein 1: protein MFIKIVSLFILSRLVFQDYSVAFNIRDSNIISNYSHGYNSPGINNDKLGNLNYFTEIFPKMSFLQEDDDVNQNKNGTSNKDSEKQDANSIADSDSLKDRDYALFNGNLIADLKEEEPIDETAEEETINENIDEKNTSTIKYTPDYTPRLKKAMHTLGYDKEFKLAELTTIQSCPNDNFLFDIFPQAIQKFQENDMKYIQTQGDQYVECIKKHKLVGSDNQDLKLNFGNSVNTFGPYKIPQKMITFDLIRLPSNITPVNLANDYYLSESEFPNLHKLNYCLLHPAKLEKLLKRKDIKSYINNTESGSYDNFFKKAMNESIECHVENTLHMILSKLTLFMFFNVNKPDSKNILKKQLYIIKSGLSYRSRKYVDNAYKKVINNFKDYENKIKLIDSNLENITSYYAAHAFGNLCNTYMEKDNIYEANAYLYEHIAPSIKIFSSCIKHLTIYNYIISNLLGQVKHLMSYTPRKPILKDIHFKALLNKFKKPQNVNELPYDPTVKSFALGELTREPIHGLIHSYFEYKKKDLLDIMQKLKLDIFSLANKDLKFPSADLPDYKLFKDIVNKYKKEIKILFQEMNSEYVKLFKMRISAFYQKDFFIYDRVF from the coding sequence atgtttattaaaattgtaaGTTTGTTCATACTTTCCCGATTGGTGTTTCAAGATTATTCTGTGGCATTTAACATACGTGACTCTAATATTATATCCAATTATTCACATGGTTACAACAGCCCAGGTATAAACAATGATAAATTAGGcaatttgaattatttcaCGGAAATCTTCCCCAAAATGTCTTTTTTACAAGAAGATGATGATGtcaatcaaaataaaaatggaacTTCTAATAAAGATAGTGAAAAGCAAGACGCCAATTCTATCGCTGATTCTGATTCATTAAAGGATAGGGATTACGCTTTATTTAATGGAAATTTAATAGCTGATTTAAAAGAAGAGGAACCAATTGATGAAACCGCCGAAGAGGAAAcaattaatgaaaatatagatgaaaaaaatacatcaactataaaatatacaccAGATTACACACCCCGTTTAAAAAAAGCTATGCATACATTAGGCTATGATAAAGAATTTAAATTAGCTGAATTGACAACAATACAGTCATGTCCcaatgataattttttatttgatatatttccCCAAGCAATACAAAAATTTCAGGAAAACGATATGAAATACATACAAACTCAAGGGGATCAATATGTAGAATGTATTAAAAAGCATAAATTAGTTGGATCAGATAATCAGGACTTGAAATTGAATTTTGGTAATTCAGTTAATACTTTTGGCCCATATAAAATACcacaaaaaatgattacCTTCGATTTAATCAGATTACCTTCAAATATTACTCCTGTTAATTTAGCAaatgattattatttatccGAAAGTGAATTTCCAAATTTGCATAAACTAAATTATTGTCTATTACACCCTGcaaaattagaaaaattattaaaaagaaaagatattaaatcatatataaataatacagAATCTGGCTcttatgataatttttttaagaagGCTATGAATGAATCCATTGAATGCCATGTTGAAAATACATTACATATGATATTATCAAAACTCACACTTTTTATGTTCTTTAATGTTAACAAACCAGATTCTAAGAATATCCTTAAGAAGCAATTGtacataataaaatcaGGGCTAAGTTATAGAAGTAGAAAATATGTCGATAATGCTTATAAGAAGgttataaacaattttaaagattacgaaaacaaaataaaattgattGATTCCAATTTGGAGAATATAACTTCGTACTATGCCGCGCATGCTTTTGGTAATTTATGCAACACATATATGgaaaaagataatatatatgaagcAAATGCATATTTGTATGAGCACATTGCTCCATccattaaaattttctcTTCTTGTATTAAACATTTGacaatttataattatattatatcaaaTTTACTTGGTCAAGTAAAACATTTAATGAGTTATACCCCTAGAAAACcaatattaaaagatatacattttaaggctcttttaaacaaatttaaaaaaccCCAAAATGTAAATGAACTTCCATATGACCCAACTGTTAAATCATTTGCACTTGGTGAATTAACGAGAGAACCTATTCATGGTTTAATTCATTCGTACTTTgaatataagaaaaaagacCTATTAGATATTATGCAGAAGCTCAAATTAGATATTTTTTCACTTGCTAATAAAGATTTAAAATTTCCAAGTGCCGATTTGCCAGATtataaattgtttaaaGATATAgtcaataaatataaaaaagaaatcaaaattttattcCAAGAAATGAATTCTGAATATGTCaaactttttaaaatgcGTATTTCAGCATTCTACCAAAAGgacttttttatttatgatcGTGTATTCTAA
- a CDS encoding eukaryotic translation initiation factor 2 subunit gamma, putative produces MIINEKDKLAEQNLETLDVTKLTPLSEDVISRQATINLGTIGHVAHGKSTLVHAISGVHTVRFKHEKERNITIKLGYANAKIYKCTNPDCPPPECYKSYESSKEDDPICPRENCNSKMKLLRHVSFVDCPGHDILMATMLNGAAVMDAALLLVAGNESCPQPQTSEHLAAVEIMRLKHILILQNKVELIKEEQALKQQEEIRNFVSGTAADSAPIIPISAVLKYNIDVVCEYIVTQISIPRRDFISSPHMIVIRSFDVNKPGEDIETLQGGVAGGSILHGVLKVGDQIEIRPGIISKDDKGEITCRPIISKILSMFAENNNLKYAVPGGLIGVGTRIDPILTRADRLVGQVIGHLNKLPDCFAEIEISYYLLRRLLGVKSQDGEKNTKVAKLKNGEFLMINIGSTSIGCRVMGIKNELAKLELTGPVCTKIGDKIALSRRVDKHWRLIGWGQINKGKPLDLQEPI; encoded by the coding sequence atgattattaatgaaaaagataaaCTAGCGGAACAAAATTTAGAAACATTAGATGTGACTAAATTAACACCATTAAGTGAAGATGTAATAAGTAGACAAGCTACGATAAATCTAGGTACAATAGGGCATGTGGCGCATGGTAAATCCACTTTGGTACATGCTATATCAGGAGTTCATACTGTTAGATTTAAACATGAAAAGGAAAGAAACATTACTATAAAATTAGGATATGCTAatgcaaaaatatataaatgcacAAATCCAGATTGTCCACCACCTGAATGCTATAAATCTTATGAAAGCAGCAAAGAAGATGATCCTATATGCCCTCGTGAAAATTGTAATTctaaaatgaaattattaaGGCATGTATCTTTCGTTGATTGCCCAGGGCATGATATTTTAATGGCTACTATGTTAAACGGTGCAGCTGTTATGGATGCAGCGCTTTTATTAGTGGCAGGTAATGAATCATGCCCCCAACCCCAAACATCTGAGCATTTGGCTGCTGTTGAAATTATGAGATTAAAGcacatattaattttacaaaataaagtggaattaataaaagaagAGCAAGCATTAAAACAACAAGAAGAAATTAGAAATTTTGTTTCTGGTACAGCTGCCGACAGTGCACCTATTATACCTATTAGTGcagttttaaaatataatatagatGTAGTATGTGAATATATAGTTACCCAAATTAGTATACCAAGAAGagattttatttcatctcCACATATGATTGTTATTAGATCTTTTGATGTTAACAAACCTGGTGAAGATATTGAAACATTACAAGGTGGTGTAGCAGGTGGTAGCATTTTACATGGGGTATTAAAAGTAGGGGATCAAATTGAAATTAGACCCGGTATTATATCAAAAGATGACAAGGGAGAAATTACTTGCAGGCCAATTATTTCCAAAATATTATCTATGTTTGCTgagaataataatttaaaatatgctGTACCAGGTGGATTAATCGGTGTAGGCACACGAATCGATCCAATTCTTACACGAGCTGATCGTTTAGTTGGTCAGGTCATCGgtcatttaaataaattaccTGATTGTTTTGCAGAAATTGAAATatcttattatttactaAGAAGATTATTAGGTGTAAAATCACAAGATggtgaaaaaaatacaaaagtAGCCAAACTCAAAAATGGAGAATTTTTAATGATTAATATTGGATCGACATCTATTGGGTGCAGAGTTATGGGTATCAAAAACGAACTAGCCAAATTGGAACTAACAGGACCAGTATGTACAAAAATTGGAGATAAAATTGCTCTTAGTAGAAGAGTCGATAAGCATTGGCGTTTAATTGGATGGGGTCAAATCAATAAAGGAAAGCCCTTAGATCTCCAGGAGCCaatttga